In Ancalomicrobiaceae bacterium S20, the following proteins share a genomic window:
- the gshB gene encoding glutathione synthase, translating into MSLDVAVQMDHIASIKIRGDSTFALMLEAQARGHRLFHYTAERLGLLNGTLYATVEPVTVRDVEGDHFTLGAPERIDLGRMDVVLMRQDPPFDMHYVTATHLLERIHPKTLVVNDPAHVRNAPEKIFVTEFPDLMPPTLITRDLAEIKAFRAEYKDIVVKPLYGNGGAAVFRVRPEDENFGSLVDLFGTTWREPWVVQQYLPAVRDGDKRIILVDGVFAGAVNRVPAPDDLRSNMVRGGQAAETELSDREREICHRIGPALRERGLIFVGIDVIGGNLTEINVTSPTGIRAVRRLGGPDIAALVWDRIEAPPRAPEHAETEEVRMDALPDAAGTGASPTDGALRRVAGRLRAVAAVFAAFAGLGLTPAAADLRIAIVPPTAGAPFFEQIRDGCAERAKALGSIECLFVEPGVDGRPADQAAVLTGLIEAKIDGIALSPGPQPAVAAAIAAATKAGIAVVTFDADLPNSGRRAFIGTNARDFGRSLGASLKRWKPKGGRFAILSADPKAPNLAERVAGVRDALDAGWTEIPSSPLITTGDFRDAVRVLDATLGAEPTLDAIVSVGAWPMLAVDDWRELVAKYKQRFDQAQVVVVVADALPVQMDLVREGLGHVLVGQRPKDMGSRAVDLLLALSHGKRVPEIVYVGFDTYTRLDLVKPKDEAPKPAETGAPTVLAPTSPATSSAATPAPRQRLPPRRRRTVLRPARRRREPSPRSGRRKAAAPPRATAGATAGDHALSATRRAPRGARPLSFLSPKWLGKSHKSVLM; encoded by the coding sequence ATGTCGCTCGACGTCGCGGTCCAGATGGACCACATCGCCTCCATCAAGATCCGCGGCGACTCGACCTTCGCCCTGATGCTCGAAGCGCAGGCGCGCGGGCATCGGCTGTTCCACTACACCGCCGAGCGGCTGGGACTCCTGAACGGCACGCTCTACGCGACCGTCGAGCCGGTGACGGTCCGCGACGTCGAGGGCGATCACTTCACGCTCGGCGCGCCCGAGCGCATCGATCTCGGCCGCATGGACGTCGTGCTGATGCGGCAGGATCCGCCGTTCGACATGCATTACGTGACGGCGACGCACCTGCTCGAGCGCATCCATCCGAAGACGCTGGTGGTTAACGATCCGGCGCATGTCCGCAACGCGCCGGAGAAGATTTTCGTCACCGAGTTCCCGGACCTGATGCCGCCGACGCTGATCACGCGCGACCTCGCCGAGATCAAGGCTTTCCGCGCCGAGTACAAGGACATCGTGGTGAAGCCGCTCTACGGCAACGGTGGCGCCGCCGTGTTCCGCGTGCGGCCCGAGGACGAGAACTTCGGCTCGCTGGTCGACCTGTTCGGCACGACCTGGCGCGAACCCTGGGTCGTGCAGCAGTACCTGCCGGCCGTGCGCGACGGCGACAAACGTATCATCCTGGTCGACGGTGTGTTCGCCGGCGCGGTCAACCGCGTGCCGGCGCCGGACGACCTGCGCTCGAACATGGTGCGCGGCGGTCAGGCGGCGGAAACGGAACTCTCCGACCGCGAGCGCGAGATCTGCCACCGGATCGGCCCGGCACTGCGCGAGCGCGGCCTGATCTTCGTCGGCATCGACGTGATCGGCGGCAACCTGACCGAGATCAACGTCACTTCGCCGACCGGCATCCGTGCCGTGCGGCGGCTCGGCGGCCCGGATATCGCCGCCCTCGTCTGGGACCGGATCGAGGCGCCGCCGCGGGCGCCTGAGCACGCGGAGACGGAGGAGGTTCGCATGGATGCGCTGCCGGACGCCGCCGGAACCGGGGCCTCGCCGACCGACGGCGCGCTCCGCCGCGTCGCCGGCCGACTGCGCGCCGTCGCGGCCGTTTTCGCCGCCTTCGCCGGGCTCGGCCTGACGCCGGCCGCCGCCGATCTCCGGATCGCCATCGTGCCGCCGACCGCCGGCGCGCCGTTCTTCGAGCAGATCCGCGACGGCTGCGCCGAGCGCGCCAAGGCGCTCGGCTCGATCGAATGCCTGTTCGTCGAGCCCGGCGTCGACGGCCGGCCGGCCGATCAGGCGGCCGTGCTCACCGGCCTGATCGAAGCCAAGATCGACGGCATCGCGCTGTCGCCGGGACCGCAGCCCGCCGTGGCGGCGGCCATCGCGGCGGCGACCAAGGCCGGCATCGCGGTCGTCACCTTCGATGCCGACCTGCCGAACTCCGGCCGGCGTGCCTTCATCGGTACCAACGCGCGCGACTTCGGCCGCTCGCTCGGCGCCTCGCTGAAGCGCTGGAAGCCGAAGGGCGGCCGGTTCGCGATCCTCAGCGCCGATCCGAAAGCGCCCAACCTCGCCGAGCGCGTCGCCGGCGTGCGCGATGCGCTCGACGCCGGCTGGACCGAGATCCCGTCCTCGCCGCTGATCACCACCGGCGATTTCCGCGACGCGGTGCGCGTGCTCGACGCCACGCTCGGCGCCGAGCCGACGCTCGATGCGATCGTCTCGGTCGGGGCCTGGCCGATGCTCGCCGTCGACGACTGGCGCGAGCTGGTCGCCAAGTACAAGCAGCGCTTCGATCAGGCACAGGTCGTCGTCGTGGTCGCCGACGCGCTGCCGGTGCAGATGGATCTGGTCCGCGAGGGCCTCGGCCATGTGCTGGTCGGCCAGCGGCCGAAGGACATGGGTTCGCGCGCCGTCGATTTGCTGCTCGCGCTGTCGCACGGCAAGCGCGTGCCCGAAATCGTCTATGTCGGCTTCGACACCTACACGCGGCTCGATCTGGTGAAGCCGAAGGACGAAGCCCCGAAGCCGGCCGAGACGGGCGCCCCGACCGTGCTCGCACCGACGTCCCCCGCAACGTCGTCCGCGGCAACACCCGCCCCTCGGCAACGGCTCCCGCCGCGCCGCAGGCGAACCGTCCTGCGGCCGGCGCGGCGCCGGCGCGAGCCGAGCCCGCGATCAGGTCGCCGCAAGGCGGCTGCGCCGCCCCGCGCAACAGCCGGCGCGACCGCAGGCGATCACGCCCTGAGCGCGACGCGCCGGGCCCCGCGGGGCGCCCGGCCCCTTTCGTTTCTCTCTCCGAAATGGCTTGGCAAATCACATAAGTCTGTGCTTATGTGA
- a CDS encoding metalloregulator ArsR/SmtB family transcription factor produces the protein MIENDVFRALADPTRRAIFDRLAGGAMNASALRQGLDISQPAMSQHLAVLRDAGLIRQERDGRFVNYEVDPDGLALIAQWLAKYRAYWPARIDALKVLLKDMDQ, from the coding sequence ATGATCGAGAACGACGTCTTCCGTGCCCTCGCCGATCCGACCCGCCGAGCGATTTTCGATCGCCTGGCGGGGGGCGCCATGAACGCGAGCGCGCTACGGCAGGGTCTGGACATCAGCCAGCCGGCCATGTCGCAGCATCTCGCCGTCCTGCGCGACGCCGGTCTGATCCGGCAGGAGCGTGACGGGCGTTTCGTCAACTACGAGGTCGATCCCGACGGCCTGGCACTGATCGCCCAGTGGCTGGCGAAGTACCGCGCCTACTGGCCGGCACGGATCGATGCCCTGAAAGTCTTGCTGAAGGACATGGACCAATGA
- a CDS encoding SRPBCC domain-containing protein → MTDATATGHDHAGVELEYDLDAPPQKVWRALSVPELLDAWLPGGALAEPDPVTVRPGEEIRYRMREEGPPFLESTVTFRIAPNAAGGTRLRIIHALDDGRLARMTRAAANGNSPAHALAA, encoded by the coding sequence ATGACCGATGCGACGGCCACAGGGCATGACCATGCCGGGGTCGAACTCGAGTACGATCTCGACGCGCCGCCGCAGAAGGTGTGGCGCGCACTCAGCGTGCCCGAACTGCTCGATGCGTGGCTGCCGGGCGGCGCCTTGGCCGAACCAGACCCGGTCACGGTCAGGCCGGGCGAGGAGATCCGCTATCGGATGCGCGAAGAAGGCCCGCCCTTCCTGGAAAGCACGGTGACGTTCCGTATCGCGCCCAATGCGGCCGGCGGCACGCGGCTCAGGATCATCCACGCGCTCGACGATGGCCGCCTGGCCCGTATGACCAGGGCGGCGGCCAACGGCAACAGCCCGGCCCACGCCCTGGCGGCCTGA
- a CDS encoding ATP-dependent Clp protease proteolytic subunit — protein sequence MREAMQLVPMVVEQSSRGERSFDIYSRLLRERIIFLNGEVNDTVSALVCAQLLFLEAENPRKPINLYINSPGGVVTSGLAMYDTMRYIRAPVHTLCMGTARSMGSFLLMAGEPGERAALPNASILIHQPSGGFQGQASDMLIHAEEIKRTKQRMTRLYAEHCGRSYEDFEHAMDRDRFMTPEEALEWGLIDRILESRADEQAA from the coding sequence ATGCGCGAAGCGATGCAACTCGTCCCAATGGTGGTCGAACAATCGAGCCGCGGCGAACGCTCGTTCGACATCTACTCGCGGCTACTGCGCGAGCGGATCATCTTCCTGAACGGCGAGGTGAACGACACCGTCTCCGCCCTGGTCTGTGCGCAGCTGCTGTTTCTGGAAGCGGAAAACCCGCGCAAGCCGATCAATCTCTATATCAACTCGCCCGGCGGCGTGGTGACCAGCGGTCTGGCGATGTACGACACCATGCGCTACATCCGCGCGCCCGTGCACACGCTGTGCATGGGGACGGCGCGATCGATGGGATCGTTCCTGCTCATGGCCGGCGAGCCGGGCGAACGGGCCGCGCTGCCGAACGCCAGCATCCTGATCCACCAGCCGTCCGGCGGCTTTCAGGGGCAGGCGTCGGACATGCTGATCCACGCCGAAGAAATCAAACGCACCAAACAGCGCATGACGCGGCTCTACGCCGAGCATTGCGGCCGCTCTTACGAGGACTTCGAACACGCGATGGATCGCGACCGGTTCATGACGCCCGAAGAAGCGCTCGAATGGGGCCTGATCGACCGCATCCTGGAGAGCCGCGCCGACGAGCAGGCCGCCTGA
- a CDS encoding D-glycerate dehydrogenase, whose amino-acid sequence MPKSKPLVVVTRRLPDVIETRMRELFDARLNIEDKPMTQAELVEAVKTAEVLVPTVTDHLDAAVLSQAGPQLRLVANYGNGVDNIDVQTALNRGITVTNTPGVLTEDTADMTMALILAVPRRMAEGIKVMQSDGWKGWSPTWMLGHRIWGKRLGIVGMGRIGQAVARRAKAFGMSIHYHNRRRLPGVVEEELEATYWESLDQMIARMDVISIHCPHTPATYHLLSARRLKLIRPESYIVNTARGEVIDENALARMLDADELAGAGLDVFEHEPAVNPKLAKSARVVLLPHMGSATVEGRIDMGERVIINIKTYMDGHRPPDRVLPSML is encoded by the coding sequence ATGCCGAAGTCGAAGCCGTTGGTGGTCGTCACGCGCCGGCTGCCGGACGTGATCGAGACCCGCATGCGGGAGCTGTTCGACGCCCGGCTGAACATCGAAGACAAACCCATGACACAGGCCGAGCTGGTCGAGGCGGTGAAGACCGCCGAGGTGCTCGTGCCGACCGTCACCGACCATCTCGATGCCGCCGTGCTCAGTCAGGCCGGGCCGCAGCTCCGGCTGGTCGCCAACTACGGCAACGGCGTCGACAACATCGACGTGCAGACGGCGCTCAATCGCGGCATCACGGTCACCAACACGCCGGGCGTGCTGACCGAAGACACCGCCGACATGACCATGGCGCTGATCCTCGCCGTGCCGCGCCGCATGGCCGAGGGCATCAAGGTGATGCAGTCCGACGGCTGGAAGGGCTGGTCGCCGACCTGGATGCTCGGCCACCGGATCTGGGGCAAGCGCCTCGGCATCGTCGGCATGGGCCGGATCGGTCAGGCCGTCGCCCGCCGCGCCAAGGCGTTCGGCATGTCGATCCATTATCACAACCGCCGCCGCCTGCCGGGCGTGGTTGAGGAAGAACTCGAGGCGACCTATTGGGAGAGCCTGGACCAGATGATCGCCCGCATGGACGTCATCTCGATCCATTGCCCGCATACGCCGGCGACCTATCACCTGCTCAGTGCCCGCCGCCTGAAGCTGATCCGGCCGGAGTCTTACATCGTCAACACCGCGCGCGGCGAGGTCATCGACGAGAACGCGCTCGCGCGCATGCTCGACGCCGATGAACTGGCCGGAGCCGGTCTCGACGTGTTCGAGCACGAGCCGGCGGTCAATCCGAAGCTCGCCAAGTCTGCGCGCGTGGTGCTGCTGCCGCACATGGGTTCGGCGACCGTCGAGGGCCGCATCGACATGGGCGAGCGCGTGATCATCAACATCAAGACCTACATGGACGGCCACCGTCCGCCGGATCGCGTGCTGCCGTCCATGCTCTGA
- a CDS encoding SH3 domain-containing protein encodes MLNALARYALIAMLAVGSGASPASAQGIQRGPSGYPLPRFASIKSFPVNVRQGPSRDHDVAWTFMRAGVPVEITQEYDIWFRIRDSEGQEGWVQKTLLSGRRTALITPWEKGPNAPVRDKPDQAARVTAYLEPMVLVDVAECNGTWCRIAVEGIKGWIDQTKVWGVYPGEKVE; translated from the coding sequence ATGCTGAATGCCCTCGCTCGCTATGCGCTGATCGCAATGCTCGCCGTCGGTTCCGGTGCGAGCCCCGCCTCGGCGCAGGGCATCCAGCGCGGCCCGAGCGGCTATCCGTTGCCGCGCTTCGCGAGCATCAAATCCTTCCCCGTCAATGTCCGGCAGGGGCCGAGCCGCGATCACGACGTCGCTTGGACCTTCATGCGGGCGGGCGTGCCGGTCGAGATCACGCAGGAATACGACATCTGGTTCCGGATCCGCGATTCCGAGGGTCAGGAGGGCTGGGTGCAGAAGACGCTGCTGTCGGGCCGGCGCACCGCGCTGATCACGCCCTGGGAGAAGGGTCCGAACGCCCCGGTGCGCGACAAGCCGGATCAGGCGGCGCGCGTCACCGCCTATCTGGAACCGATGGTGCTGGTCGATGTCGCCGAGTGCAACGGCACCTGGTGCCGGATCGCCGTCGAAGGGATCAAGGGCTGGATCGACCAGACCAAGGTCTGGGGCGTCTATCCGGGCGAAAAGGTCGAGTGA
- a CDS encoding N-acetyltransferase family protein — protein sequence MTQASSPAASRIIIRDATDADLATVRDIYNDAVVNTTAIWNERVVDLADRIAWAEARRKLGYPVLVAEVEGVVAGYASFGDFRAFEGYRHTAEHSIYVGSAFRRRGLAEKLLAALEIRAIGCGKHVLVGGIEAGNHGSIALHTKAGYVEVGRMPEVGRKFDRWLDLVFMQKILPATITV from the coding sequence ATGACCCAGGCCTCGAGCCCTGCCGCTTCTCGGATCATCATCCGCGACGCCACCGACGCCGATCTCGCCACCGTGCGCGACATCTACAACGACGCCGTGGTGAACACGACGGCGATCTGGAACGAGCGCGTCGTCGACCTCGCCGACCGGATCGCCTGGGCCGAGGCGCGCCGCAAGCTCGGCTATCCGGTGCTGGTCGCCGAGGTCGAGGGGGTGGTCGCGGGCTATGCGAGCTTCGGCGATTTTCGCGCCTTTGAAGGCTATCGTCACACGGCCGAGCATTCGATCTACGTCGGAAGCGCGTTCCGCCGGCGCGGACTGGCGGAGAAGCTGCTCGCCGCGCTGGAGATCCGCGCGATCGGCTGCGGCAAGCATGTGCTGGTCGGCGGCATCGAGGCCGGCAACCACGGTTCGATCGCGCTGCATACCAAGGCCGGCTACGTCGAGGTCGGCCGCATGCCCGAGGTCGGGCGCAAGTTCGACCGCTGGCTCGACCTCGTGTTCATGCAGAAGATCCTGCCCGCGACCATCACCGTGTGA
- a CDS encoding MarR family transcriptional regulator has product MHERLTANRLAALATALDDAMTAETDGLSESAVAALLVVRRSEPVPIQDIARTIGLTHSATVRLIDRLEEGWLVRRLSRKGREVSVETTARGKRRASQLQDRRIGAADALIGALDEEERALLAGLIDRMLEVPVDGRARAERICRLCDHGVCRGADCPVDAAADRMDAAKSGAA; this is encoded by the coding sequence ATGCATGAGCGTCTGACCGCCAATCGCCTCGCCGCGCTCGCCACCGCCCTCGACGACGCCATGACGGCGGAGACCGACGGGCTGTCGGAGAGCGCCGTCGCCGCCCTGCTGGTGGTCCGCCGGTCGGAACCGGTGCCGATCCAGGACATCGCCCGCACGATCGGGCTGACCCATTCCGCGACCGTGCGGCTGATCGACCGGCTCGAAGAAGGCTGGCTGGTCCGGCGCCTGTCGCGCAAGGGCCGCGAGGTCTCGGTGGAGACCACCGCACGCGGCAAGCGCCGCGCGAGCCAGCTCCAGGATCGGCGGATCGGCGCCGCCGACGCGCTGATCGGCGCGCTCGACGAGGAGGAGCGCGCGCTGCTCGCCGGTCTGATCGATCGCATGCTCGAAGTGCCCGTCGACGGCCGCGCCCGTGCCGAACGCATCTGCCGGCTCTGCGACCACGGCGTCTGCCGCGGCGCCGACTGCCCGGTCGACGCGGCGGCCGACCGCATGGACGCCGCCAAGTCCGGCGCGGCCTGA
- the tsaB gene encoding tRNA (adenosine(37)-N6)-threonylcarbamoyltransferase complex dimerization subunit type 1 TsaB, translating to MLVLALDTALDACACAVLDHGAALARVTAETDVIGRGHAERLMDLIAATLDRAGVALTAIDRFAVSVGPGSFTGIRVGVAVARGFAVATGRPVSAFHRWKRSARTAGRPCRAGRFSRRSMPGAARSTPRLFRPTAPRSPTPPPWRSRPRRRSRPPMARR from the coding sequence ATGCTGGTTCTCGCCCTCGATACCGCCCTCGATGCCTGCGCTTGCGCCGTTCTCGACCACGGCGCCGCGCTGGCGCGCGTCACGGCCGAGACGGACGTCATCGGGCGCGGCCACGCCGAACGGCTGATGGACCTGATCGCGGCGACGCTCGACCGGGCGGGGGTCGCGCTGACCGCTATCGACCGTTTCGCGGTCAGCGTGGGACCGGGCAGCTTCACCGGCATCCGCGTCGGCGTTGCGGTCGCCCGCGGCTTCGCGGTCGCGACCGGCCGGCCTGTGTCGGCATTTCATCGCTGGAAGCGCTCGGCGCGGACGGCCGGGCGGCCCTGCCGGGCCGGGCGATTCTCGCGGCGATCGATGCCCGGCGCGGCGAGGTCTACGCCCAGGCTTTTTCGGCCGACGGCACCGCGCTCTCCGACCCCGCCGCCATGGCGATCCCGGCCGCGGCGGCGCTCGCGACCGCCCATGGCGCGGCGCTGA
- a CDS encoding GNAT family N-acetyltransferase, which translates to MSASGWLWWWPATPVVYEAAQPGDAARLAEIHAGSFAHEWSEPEISNFLTDPTVFGIVARRANAFGTKSAIAFGLFRHLGDEAEVLTIAVDPRYRTRGHGRGVLDAAIRRLYRDRAEALFLEVDAENTPALALYRRLGFRQVGERKGYYARPDAPPATALVMRADLR; encoded by the coding sequence ATGAGCGCGTCCGGATGGCTCTGGTGGTGGCCGGCGACGCCGGTCGTCTATGAGGCCGCGCAGCCGGGCGACGCGGCGCGGCTCGCCGAGATCCATGCCGGCTCGTTCGCACACGAGTGGAGCGAGCCCGAGATCTCGAATTTCCTCACCGATCCGACGGTCTTCGGCATCGTGGCGCGCCGCGCCAACGCGTTCGGCACCAAGAGCGCGATCGCCTTCGGCCTGTTCCGCCACCTCGGCGACGAGGCCGAGGTGCTGACCATCGCGGTCGACCCGCGCTACCGGACGCGCGGTCACGGTCGCGGCGTGCTCGACGCCGCGATCCGCAGGCTCTATCGCGACCGGGCGGAGGCGCTGTTCCTCGAGGTCGACGCGGAGAATACCCCGGCCCTGGCGCTCTACCGCCGGCTCGGCTTCCGGCAGGTCGGCGAACGCAAGGGCTATTACGCACGTCCCGATGCGCCGCCCGCGACCGCGCTTGTCATGCGCGCCGATCTTCGCTAA
- a CDS encoding Fur family transcriptional regulator yields MRMTDQRRVIARVIAEATDHPDVEELHRRAAQVDRRISISTVYRTVKLFEDAGMIERHDFRDGRSRYETVQDEHHDHLIDLRSGRVIEFRNEDIEKLQEFIARELGFRLVDHRLELYGVPLGDDEAPAAPRDPGDPDERTR; encoded by the coding sequence ATGCGCATGACCGACCAGCGTCGGGTGATCGCGCGCGTCATCGCCGAGGCGACCGACCACCCGGACGTCGAGGAGCTGCATCGCCGCGCCGCGCAGGTCGACCGGCGTATCTCGATCTCGACCGTCTATCGGACCGTCAAGCTGTTCGAGGACGCCGGCATGATCGAGCGCCACGATTTTCGCGACGGCCGCTCGCGCTATGAGACCGTGCAGGACGAGCACCACGACCATCTGATCGACCTGCGCTCCGGCCGCGTCATCGAGTTCCGCAACGAGGACATCGAAAAGCTGCAGGAGTTCATCGCCCGCGAGCTCGGCTTTCGGCTGGTCGATCACCGGCTCGAACTCTACGGCGTGCCGCTCGGCGACGACGAGGCCCCCGCCGCGCCGCGCGACCCCGGCGATCCGGACGAGCGGACCCGATGA
- a CDS encoding lysophospholipid acyltransferase family protein: MIPKLRAYFALAWLAAITVVALPLQIIAVKFGWGIAKSLPVWWHGKALRAAGLAVRVTGAPARERPLMIVANHASWADISVIASLMPCSFVAKSEVATWPLFGLFAKLQRCIFVERARRSKTAETAAEMADRLSDGDAIVLFPEGTSSDGNRVLPFRSALIGAAHAAISRGGHERVHVQAMSVAYTRLGGLPMSRSERPLVSWFGDMELPGHLWGVFLKGPIDVEVRFGEPIPVDGTTDRKVLTQTLELQVRAMTMAALHGRPLPHGGLPAPAEPRALAIVR; the protein is encoded by the coding sequence ATGATCCCGAAGCTGCGCGCCTATTTCGCCCTCGCCTGGCTCGCGGCGATCACGGTCGTGGCGCTGCCCTTGCAGATCATCGCTGTCAAATTCGGCTGGGGCATCGCGAAGTCGCTGCCGGTCTGGTGGCACGGCAAGGCCTTGCGCGCCGCCGGGCTCGCGGTGCGCGTCACCGGCGCGCCGGCGCGCGAACGGCCGCTGATGATCGTCGCCAATCATGCGTCGTGGGCGGACATCTCGGTGATCGCGAGCCTGATGCCGTGTTCGTTCGTGGCCAAGTCGGAGGTTGCGACCTGGCCGCTGTTCGGTCTCTTCGCCAAGCTGCAGCGCTGCATTTTCGTCGAGCGCGCCCGGCGCTCCAAGACGGCCGAGACCGCGGCCGAGATGGCCGACCGGCTGTCGGACGGCGACGCGATCGTGCTGTTTCCGGAAGGCACCTCGTCGGACGGCAACCGCGTGCTGCCGTTCCGCTCGGCGCTGATCGGCGCGGCGCATGCCGCGATCTCCCGTGGCGGCCACGAGCGGGTCCATGTGCAGGCCATGTCGGTCGCCTACACACGGCTCGGCGGCCTGCCGATGAGCCGCAGCGAGCGGCCGCTCGTCTCCTGGTTCGGCGACATGGAACTGCCGGGCCACCTGTGGGGCGTGTTCCTGAAGGGGCCGATCGACGTCGAGGTCCGGTTCGGCGAGCCGATCCCGGTCGACGGCACCACCGACCGCAAGGTGCTGACGCAGACCCTCGAACTCCAGGTCCGCGCCATGACCATGGCCGCGCTGCATGGCCGGCCGCTGCCGCATGGCGGCCTGCCGGCACCGGCCGAGCCGCGGGCTCTGGCGATCGTGCGCTGA